tcctccataaaCAGGTGTTTAGTCTTGTAGACAGGTGTGCGAACTCTTGGTTTTGTTGCGGACGATGTTACAGCTGGTATCCATGTTGTTTGGATTGTGTTGCTGAAGCTTTGGtcgttgttatatttatatatatattatatatatatatataaatatatatatacatatatatatatattatataatatatatatatatatataatatatatatatatatatatatatatatatatatataatatatatatatatatatatatatatatattatatattatatatatatatatgtatatatatgggatatatatgtatatatatatatatatatatatacaaacatacacacacacaaatatagctgTCGTGGGTCAGTGGTAAAGCGAATGAGAAgtatcacatctctctctctctctctctctctctttctctctctctctctctctctctctctatatatatatatatatatatatatatatatatatatatatatatatatatatatatatatatatatatatatatatacatattatatatatatatatatatatatatatatatatatatatatatatatatatatatatatacttccacgGCGCAGAGGTAGCATACGTGGCTGAGGTTGAAAGTCACCCAGCGCGTGAGTTGGCAGAAGGTAACGGCCTCCACGTGCCAGGTAAAAGCTCTAAGAAAGAAGGCGCTGCCATAGCCCTTATGAGTGAGTTCGTGACGTAAAagtgagacacacacaaacacacacacacacacacacacacacacacacacacacacacacacacacacacacacacacacacacatacacacacatatatatatatatatatatatataatatatatatatatatatatatatatatatatatatatatatatatatatgtgtgtgtgtgtgtgtgtgtgtgtgtgtgtgtgtgtgtgtgtgttcactcacacatacacacactcacacgcgcacacatagatcattattattgttattattatcgttattatcattatcagtaccatcattattgccacCATCACTTCTTTTAGTACAactatcagttttatcatcactattaatattattattttgtcctcattattaccattacgttactgttactgttattatcattatgtttgttattagctttgttgttgatgttattttattaacTCATAATTTTAAACGTTAGTATTGGTAGTAGAATcatctttagtagtagtagtagcagtagtagtagtaatagtagtagtagtagtagtagtagtagtagtagtagtatcattatcattatcattatctttatcattatcatcatcatcttcatcattatcattattatcattgttatcattatcatttacatattcgttattactatcaccataattgttatcagcaatatcattatcattttcattatgaccacgatcattatcattattgttcttgttgttcttaatGTTATcctgattataatgattatcatcgtcatcattattatcattaatcatcattaccaatgccattatttttatcaggatcataattttttttctttctttctttcttttattcgatgcatttctaattaattattattttcctctaccCAAGAGGCTTCGAAAcgagattctaaaaaaaaacgaaaaaatatatatattaccttattacattttattttacaaaaggaaaacaaaaaacgaattaCACTCGGTTGACTGTGCAATAACATTGGAGAAAATATTTCGCTCCTTACAAAAACCAGACGATATTATTGCTTAACAAGAAAAATATTGCCTATGGTAGAGAAATcttaggaggagatggaggaagagaaggatgaggaggaagaagaggaggaggaaggggaggaggaggaaggggaggaggaggaagaagaggaggaggaaggggaggaggaggaagaagaggaggaggaggagaggggagaggagaggaagagaaggagaggaggaggaggaggaggaggaggaggaggaggaagtggggggggaggaagaagggcaggaagatgatgatgatgaggaggaggaggaagaggaggacgacgatgaagaggaggaagaagaagaaacagaaaaggagaaggaagaatagagaagTTGAAAGATAacacccattttctctctttctttctctctctgtctctctttgtctactATCTGTTTATAAGTATGGTCAGATagatgaaaaagaatatatatatatatatatatatatatatatatatattatatatatatatatatatgtatatatatatatatatatatatatatatatgtatatatatattattctctctcacttgccttccttctctctctctctctctctctctctctctctctctctctctctctctctctctctctctctctctctctgcactaccatctttcttcatcattacgccttcttttctttcgtcttattctcttcatttttcttcttctcttcctctgctttcttcgcctcttcctccgccttcttcttcgcctcttcctcttccgccttcttcttcgcctcttcctcttccgccttcttcttcgcctcttcctcttccgccttcttcttcttctcttcctcttcttccgctttcttcttctcctcttccttcttcttcttctcttcttcgcgAAGGCTGACGAGCGTAACGCTGGCCTCGTCGAGTTTCTTCTGCAGGTCGGCAATTTCCGTTCGTTTGGCCTTTGGGAGACAAGGTGGTAGGTGTTACAGGTCGCGTGGTAGGTGTTACAGGTCGCGTGGTAGGTGTTACAGGTCATGTGTTAGGTGTTGGAGGTCACGTGGCAGGTGTTAGAGGTCAGGTCCTAGGTGTTACAGGTCACGTGGCAGGTGTAAGAGATCAGGTCCTAGGTGTTACAGGTCACGTGGCAGGTGTAAGAGATCAGGTCCTAGGTGTTACAAGTCACAGTAGGTGTTAGAGGTCACGTGTTCGGTGCTAGAAGTTATGTGGTAGGTGTTAAAGTGTTCAACTaatgtgttttttggtgtataCGTGTTTCAAGTGTTAGCTGTTAGAGGTTATGTGTTAGGGATCAGCTGAGCTAGGTCTGATATGTGTTACGTGTGTTAGACATTAGGTGTTATGCACGTTAGGTGTGTCAGCAGTTATTACTTGTGTTATATGTACTGCTAAAATATGTACTACTACTGTTatatgtactactactactactactactactactactactactactatactaatactaccaaagataaataaagacaaaataaagaagacaaaaaaaactaaacgaaataaaataaaataaaacaaattaaacaaaaaatcaataaaacgaaatcaaaccaaataaaacaaaatgaaaccaaaacaaaataaataaatctaaaaaaatacacaaaaaaaacaagagaatacatcaataaataaacaaaatatacaatagaAATCTTACGTTGACGGTATCTTGGATAGATTTTAGTGAATCGAGTTTTCCTTTCTTCTCGGTCAGAAGACCATTTTGCTGCAGAGAGAAAGCAGCATTAGGCAGGTATCCTTCTACAAACTGAAGTCTTTGTTTGTATACATTTAATaggtaagattatatatatatatatatatatatataatatatatatatatatatatatatatatatttatatatatatatatatatatatatatatatatatatatataattatatatatatatataagagagagagagagagagagagagagagagagagagagagaaagagaagagagaagagagagagagagagagagagagagagagagagagaggattcatATATACGtgagtgtattatatgtgtgtgtgtgtacatacatacacacacacacacacacacacacacacacacacacacacacacacacacacacacacacacacacacacacacacacacaatatatatatatatatatatatatatatatatatatatatatatatatatatatatatatatatatatatgtacatatatatgtatgtttgtatgtatgtatgtatatatatatgactggcaGATATACACTATAAAAGAGTTAATGAAATTCATCAATAttgttggatatatatacaaaccaaatttactttacaaaataaaaagaagagcaaagaaaagaagaagaagaagaagatgatggtgatgataaagaagcagaaaagaagaagagcaagaagaagaaagaagagaagaagaagaagaagagagaagagaaagaaaaatgatgatgatgatgatagaagctaagaaagatgaagagaagaagatgaatagaaagcagaagaagaagaagaagaagaagaaaaaaccaaTTACCTCTCTGAGCTGTCTTTCCAGACTCTCAAGGTCGTTCTTCATGGGATCGATTGATTTCTGGCAGTTAGATAAGTGGTAACtcctgaaatgaaaataaaagcgaaTTAGATGATGCATAAAAGTCAACAGACAAGCACAtgcgtacatgtacacacatagtTTCATACATTCGTACATGCATGAATATGTAATTTCATGCATACTAAATGCgttcactcatatatacatacggcACACAGGTATGACAGACATATATGCAATGGCATTCAAGCAAGCAAAcatgcgaaaagaaaagaaaaaaaaaagaaaaaaaatatatatatacatacatatatatatatatatatatatatatatatatatatatatatatatatatatatatatatatatatatatatatataaacaaacgtaACGACATACAAGAACTTAACATAGATACCCAACAAACCACGAACCATATAATATAGAAACCACATAATACACAGAAACCATACAGAACCCCAACCAAACCACGAACCACCGTAATCAACATAACTCAAacgcacccccccttccctcctacctgtCACTCAGCATCTTCTCCGCCTCGAGAGAGTTGTCAAGAGCCACCTGACGGAGACTTCGGTTCCTGACGCCGAGGTAGACGACAGCCGAGGCCATGAGCAAGCCTGTTATGATGGGCGCGGTCGACGACATGCTGGAGCCTctggaaaaggagaaggtgggcgtgagggagggagggcgtgagggagggagggcgtgagggaaagagggtgtgagggagggaggggcgtgagggagggaggggaaagagggcgtgagggagggaggggcgtgaggggggtgagggaaagctGAGGGAGGGAgcgtgagggaaggagggcgtgagggagggagggagggagggaaagagggcgtgagggaaggagggtgtgagggagggaggggcgtgagggagggagggatgtgagggagggagggcgtgagggaaggagggagggaggggcgtgagggcgggaggcgggagggaaggaaggcgtgagggagggagggcgtaagtgagggaggggcgtgagggaaggaaggggaagggggtgggggagggagggtgtatgCGTGGCTGATATATTCACAAGCACACATGctatgactcaaaaaaaaaatatatatatacatgtatcgcACACTCGCACCcgtatgtacacatacaagtatacatacatacaaacatgcatacatacatacatacatatatgcatacatatgtatttatatatgcatagacatgtatgtatatatgcatgtttatctgtatatatatatatatatatatatatatatatatacatatatatatatatatatatatatatatatatataatatatatatatatatatatatatattataatatatatattacattatatatatattatatatatatatatatatatatatatatatatatatatattatatattatatgtgtgtgtgtcgtgtgtgtgtgtgtgtgtgtgtgtgtgtgtgtgtgtgtgtgtgtgtgtgtgtgtgtgtgtgtgtgtgtgtgtgtgtgtgtgtgtgttgtgttgtgtatgtatatgtatatgtatatgtatgtatatatatatatatatatatatatatatatatatatatatatatatatatatatatattattgcacacacagtatgtatgtgtgtggtgtgtgtgtgtgtgtgtgtgtgtgtgtgtgtgtgtgtgtgtgtgtgtgtgtgtgtgtgtgtgtgtgtgtgtgtgtgtgtgtgtgttgtgtgtgatgtgttgtgatgtatgtatgatgtatgtatgtatatgtattagtatatattatatgatatgtatatggtatatatatatatatatatatacaatatattattatagtgattatgttgcacctgtgtgtgtgtgtgtgtgtgtgtgtgtgtgtgtgtgtgtgtgtgtgtgtgtgtgtgtgtgtgtgtgtgtgtgtgtgtgcgtgtgtgtgtgtgtgtgtgtgtacaaatatgtactgtatagatatgtatatatacatatgcgtgtgtgtatatgtatatatatacatgtatatagtatatatatatatatatatatatatatatatatatatataatatatatatatatatatatattataatatatattatatatattatattattatgtatgtatgtatgtatgtatatgcacatctatctctctatctatataaacaacacatacatacacacacacacacacacacacacacacacacacacacacacacacacacacacacacacaaatatatatatatgtgtgtgtgtgtgtgtgtgtgtgtgtgtgtgtgtgtgtgtgtgtgtgtgtgtgtgtgtgtgtgtgtgtgtgtgtgtgtgtatgtgtatgtgtatgtgtatgtgtatgtgtatgtgtatgtgtatgtgtgtgtgtgtgtgtgtgtgtgtttataaagatagatagataaacagatatatatacatatacatatgtgtatcatcatcaataacggtatgctcatgtttgagcagccgtggaagcagtagaactgaaggtgttttcaccagatatccactgccctgctgccgacagtttcaccgcaaccctggtatagggagctaatagggtgctatccttgttcaaggggaccccagggtgcagtttattgtcttacccaggacaaacataagtgtgtgtttataaataaataaataaataaatatatacatatatatatatatatatatatatatatatatatatatatatatatatatatatatatatatatataaatatatatatttatatatatatatatatatatatatatatatatatatatatatatatatacacacatatatgtgtgtgtgtgtgtgtgtatatatacatatacacatatctttctcctgctctccctttcctctctctctctccctccctctccctcttcctcttcctcttcctctccttctccctctcgctctcactctcgctctcgctctccctctccctctcactccttcactTACCTTCTACGTTTTATACACTTAATTGGATGATCCAGCCAGGGTGTCTCTCTACCTCACCTCGACGTGCGGTCACAGGCGATCTGAGAACTTTACATGAGGTGGCGCCGGCGTTTGCAGGTGTATTTCAAAACACCTGTACGTCAGCGTGGCATCAGGGACAGTTGCCGGTTAGCCAGGTTCTTTTTTTCGCATTCTGTTGTTTTGTTCTCGAGGGCGTGTCATTCTTAATTAAAAGGTACTATACGGTGCGGTTAGTTATTGTATGTCTTGGGGGAATATGATCTGTTGCGACGCGGTATACAAGGCGGGTGtggaaaattacattttttgggatatatagacagatagaaagtaaataaataaataggtaaatgaataaatagataaataaataaacaaactgatGAACAGATAAAGAaacttatagataaataaatcatatatatacatatacatatatatatatatatatatatatatatatatatatatatatatatatatatatatatatatatatatatatatatatatatatatgacatacatatgcatatctgcgtgtgggtgtgggtgtgtttgtgtgtttgtgtgtgtgtgtgtgtgtgtgtgtgtgtgtgtgtgtgtggtgtgtgtgtgcgtgtgtgtgtgcgtgtgtgtgtgcgtgtgtgtgtgtgcatgtgcgtgtgcgtgtgtaataataatgtgtgtgtgtacgtgcgtgtatgacCACATACTGccatagggaaaagggaaggctGTATTAGTGATTCAACAAACCCACTAACATCAGCACACGTAACAGCACCAAACAATACACGTgtgccacacacaccactcaaaccTACACACTCATATACAATCCCAGACGAACCATGAAGCAATAAAATAACGTGTTTAAAGGTTCATATAAAGTTCTTGGCGACATAATGTGAAAAGTGCAGTTAATTCTGAGGTTTGTGTATGATCTTATCATACGTAATGAACCTGTGGTCTACGTGTCCACAAGTGTTAATTTACGGTACCAGTAGAAAGCCCGAGATATACCCTTGGCATTGGGCGTTGGCTACTCCGAACTTTGGCTCTGTATATTTGTTGATTcactgatagataaatacatgtgaAGACGTATATATGTGaaagtggtgtatgtgtgtgtgtgtgtgtgtgtgtgtgtgtgtgtgtgtgtgtgtgtgtgtgtgtgtgtgtgtgtgtgtgtgtgtgtgtatgttgggggggggctgtgtgtgttcCACGTGTTAGGTgtgcagacagatatatatttaacagTATGTGGATTCTAAAATGTGTTTCGCATGAGTATAC
The genomic region above belongs to Penaeus monodon isolate SGIC_2016 chromosome 16, NSTDA_Pmon_1, whole genome shotgun sequence and contains:
- the LOC119583100 gene encoding protein MNN4-like; protein product: MSSTAPIITGLLMASAVVYLGVRNRSLRQVALDNSLEAEKMLSDRSYHLSNCQKSIDPMKNDLESLERQLREQNGLLTEKKGKLDSLKSIQDTVNAKRTEIADLQKKLDEASVTLVSLREEEKKKKEEEKKKAEEEEEKKKKAEEEEAKKKAEEEEAKKKAEEEEAKKKAEEEAKKAEEEKKKNEENKTKEKKA